From a single Sus scrofa isolate TJ Tabasco breed Duroc chromosome 13, Sscrofa11.1, whole genome shotgun sequence genomic region:
- the SEM1 gene encoding 26S proteasome complex subunit SEM1 has product MSEKKQPVDLGLLEEDDEFEEFPAEDWAGLDEDEDAHVWEDNWDDDNVEDDFSNQLGAELEKHGYKMETS; this is encoded by the coding sequence ATGTCAGAGAAAAAACAGCCGGTAGACTTGGGTCTGCTGGAGGAGGACGACGAGTTCGAGGAGTTTCCTGCAGAAGACTGGGCTGGTTTAGATGAAGATGAAGATGCACATGTCTGGGAGGATAATTGGGATGATGACAATGTAGAGGATGACTTCTCCAATCAGTTAGGAGCTGAATTAGAGAAACATGGTTATAAGATGGAGACCTCATAG